In the genome of Chroococcidiopsis sp. TS-821, the window CTCACGGAAGCCGCGCGTCAAGGTAAACTTGACCCAGTGATTGGACGCGATGATGAAATTCGCCGTACAATTCAAATTCTTTCCCGCCGTACTAAAAATAACCCTGTCTTAATTGGCGAACCTGGTGTTGGTAAAACCGCGATCGCTGAAGGGCTCGCGCAACGAATTGTTGCAGGTGACGTTCCGCAGTCGCTTAAAGACCGCAAACTTATCGCCTTAGATATGGGCGCCTTAATTGCAGGTGCAAAGTTCCGCGGTGAATTTGAGGAACGTCTCAAAGCCGTACTTAAAGAAGTTACCGAGTCGCAGGGTAAAATTATTCTCTTCATCGATGAGATTCACACCGTTGTTGGTGCAGGTGCGACGCAAGGTGCAATGGATGCAGGAAACTTGCTTAAACCTATGCTCGCACGCGGTGAGTTGCGGTGTATCGGTGCGACAACATTAGATGAATACCGCAAATACATCGAAAAAGACGCAGCCTTAGAACGCCGTTTCCAACAAGTCTATGTCGATCAACCTTCGGTAGAAGATACTATTTCGATTCTACGCGGACTCAAAGAACGCTATGAAGTCCACCACGGGGTAAAAATTTCTGATAGCGCCCTCGTTGCGGCTGCAACACTGTCGAGTCGTTACATCAGCGATCGCTTTTTACCTGATAAAGCGATTGACTTGGTAGACGAAGCCGCTGCGCGGTTGAAAATGGAAATCACCTCCAAACCCGAAGAACTCGATGAGATCGATCGCAAGATTCTCCAACTCGAAATGGAGAAACTATCTCTCCAAAAAGAAAGCGATCCTGCTTCGCGAGAAAGATTAGAAAGACTCGAAAAAGAACTTGCCGATCTTAAAGAACAACAACGCGCGCTGAATGCGCAATGGCAGTCTGAAAAAGACATTATCACGCAAATTCAAGCGATTAAAGAAGAAATCGACCGCGTGAATGTCGAGATTCAGCAAGCCGAACGCGACTACGACCTCAACAAAGCTGCAGAATTGAAATATGGTAAGCTAACAGACTTGCATCGTCAGCTAGAAGAAGCCGAAACTAAACTTTCGCAAACTCAAACGACAGGTCAATCGCTGTTACGCGAAGAAGTCACTGAGGCGGATATCGCGGAAATCATCTCGAAGTGGACGGGAATTCCGATTAGCAAGTTGGTGGAATCGGAAAAAGAGAAGCTGCTGCACTTAGAAGACGAACTTCACCGTCGCGTGATTGGACAAAATGAAGCAGTCACAGCCGTTGCTGATGCGATTCAGCGATCGCGTGCAGGTTTAGCAGATCCCAATCGTCCAACAGCAAGTTTTATCTTCCTCGGACCCACAGGCGTTGGTAAAACCGAACTTGCCAAAGCACTTGCGGCGTATCTATTCGATACCGAAGAAGCCATGGTACGCATTGATATGTCCGAATACATGGAGAAACACGCAGTTTCGCGCTTAATCGGTGCGCCTCCAGGATACGTAGGTTACGACGAAGGCGGACAGTTAACCGAAGCAATTCGCCGTCGCCCGTATGCTGTGGTTCTCTTCGACGAAATCGAAAAAGCCCACCCTGACGTATTCAACGTCATGCTGCAAATTCTTGATGATGGACGTGTCACTGACGCGCAAGGTCATACAGTAGACTTCAAGAACACGATCATTATCATGACGAGTAACATCGGTTCGCAGTACATCTTAGATATTGCTGGCGATGACTCGCGTTATGACGAAATGCGCAGTCGCGTGATGGAAGCTATGCGCAGTAGTTTCCGTCCAGAGTTTCTCAACCGCATTGATGAAATTATCATCTTCCATGCCTTACAAAAAGAAGAGCTGCGGCAGATTGTACAACTACAAGTCCAAAGACTCGAACAGCGTCTTGCAGAGCGTAAGATGTCGCTGAAACTTTCCGACGCAGCCCTTGACTTTTTAGCCGAAGTAGGTTACGATCCTGTCTTTGGTGCTAGACCACTCAAGCGGGCAATTCAGCGCGAGTTAGAAACTCAAATCGCTAAATCAATCTTGCGCGGTGAATTCAACGACGGCGACACTATCTATGTCGATGTCGAAAACGAACGTCTAGCATTTAAGCGCTTACCTGTTGAATTATTGACGATGTAATGCATTAAAATAAGGTGGGGCAACCCACCTTTGATTTATATAGCAAACCTGTTTTACCTCTGAGCTGTAGTCTGCGTAGCGTCCCCTGACCTGTCTTATCTACCACAGATGATTCGTCGCATTTGCCGCATATTCTCTGGTAGTTCTAGATGCATTGCTTGCTGAATAAACATAGCAGGGATGGGAATGTTAGGTGTGGCTTGTACTGCATACGTCAACACTGTACCGCTTTCGCAATCTTCTAATTGCAATTCTGCAGTAAAATCATGAAACGTTCCTTGTTCTAACCGAAACTGAATTCGCCGCTGTAGAACTTCAATGACGTTGAGGTAAACTTCAACTTGCGCTGTAAAAAGAAAAAAGGCTTTTTTCGCAACTTGATATAAACGCTTTGTTTCGCCGCGTTGTAAAACTTCGCTTTTAATTACATCAGGAAAGTATTGCACCCAGCGGGGATAGTCAGTTATCTGCTGCCAAACTTGCGATCGCTTCAATGGTAAGTACATCGCAGCTGTCACCGCGCCACCCCACGCAGAATGCGATCGCGTTTCTACTAAAATTTCACCTTGTAAAAGGGCTATTTGCTGAACTTGACTCCAGGAGGATGGAAGTTCAACTGTATTGGGTACAGAAAGTGCTTTCATTCGACTTCAGCTACTCCTCAACACCTGATAAATAATTTAAGTATTTATACTTAGTTTTTCGTCTGCAGCAGTTGCTCATACTGCCCAATTTACCTACACAAATATAAAGAAATAGTAAAGTTAGTGTAAAGGTTCAGAGAAATTACAGAGAACTGGCTAAGAAGTCAGAACTCTGGAAATTTCAACTCTAATAAATCACAAATTCCCTAATTCAGCTACTCTAAAAATGTTGTAAGAAATACAAAAAAATGGTAATCTTAAGCAAAGACTAGTAGGGTTGATAGTCTTGCTCATCACTGCATAAAGTTGTCAATAAAGAATAAAATTAACTCTCAATTCAATATTTCAAATTAAGTCTATTTAAGAGGAAAAAGTGAGCCGCACTCGTCGCTATCGTACTATCCGCGCCGCACAACTTTTTGTTATCTTTGTAGGAATTACAATTCTTGTTTGGATTCTCCGAGGCTTAGGAATTTTAACATTTATTCCTGGGGGAATCCTTTTGATATTCATTCTATTATCTGTCATTACAGGAATTTGGAGTCGATTTCAACGATGAAAGTGTTGATTGCGAGTTACAAACGTCTGGCTGATATTACGAACTAATTGAAAGAAAAACTTAACCTTTCTAACACAGAATTTTAAAGATATGTAGCACGAGACACAGCAGAAGAATCAATCTTATGGACGAAGATGTAAAAAGCAGTCACTGGTATGCTTCCTGATTAGTTGGAAACATAAGGGAAAAAATGACTGCAACAGATACAAGTGTAATGCAGCCGAATGCTGCTGAATTTCGCAGTGTTTCTGCTATTTTTAAAAACCGCGAACAGATCGATGGCGTAATTCGCCGCTTACTTGACCGAGGAATTTCGCGCGACGATATCTCAGTAATCGGAAAAAATTTCCACTCGGAAACTAAAATTGCTGGTTTTATTACTAAAAAAGACGTTATCCTTGGCGGATTGAAACAAGGAGCAATCTTTGGCTCGCTCTTTGGTTCAGCGCTAGCTTTATTAACAGGAGTAGGCGTTCTATTTGTACCGTTTGTTGGTACTTTAGTCGCCGCAGGTCCCTTAGGTGCGGCTTTGTTAGGCGCTGCGGGAGGTGCGATCGCAGGTAGTGCGGGTGCGGGTTTGGTATCCGCCTTAGTCACGCTAGGAATGCCAGAAGACAAAGCAGCAGTATATCAAACTCGCATCGAAGCAGGCGACTTTTTGGTGGCGGTAGAAGTCCCCGCAGATAAAACAGGTGAAATCCAGTTACTGCTTGAAAGTGCAGGTGGTGAAGAAACGCACGTTAACGAAAAAGCTTTACCCCGCAGACGCACAGGGCAAATTGAAAGTGCAGCAGACTTATCGCCAGAAGTGCGATCGCACCTTTCTGAAGACGCACAGCGCGCATTTATTGCCAACTACAACAAAGCATTGTCAGAAACAGGTGACGAAGAAAAAGCTGAACATCAAGCTTGGGATGCAGTTTGCGAACAATACGAGCAAGATGAAAATGGCATTTGGTCTAAAGCAAAATCAAGTATCTAGTAACTCTATATTTTGCTAGATAATTAATGACAAGCCTCTGAAATGAAGCAGGGGCTTTTGATGTTTTTGTAACATCCTAATGAAGCTTGGCGAATAAATTCACAGCTTAAAAACAAAGTTCGCGTCAGGGCTAAAAGCTAACCAGAACAGGGTTTTTGCTCTTTTATGCTGTCCTAACTTTTCCTTCGATTGCTATAAAAGTCTAATTTTTTTGAAACGTACAGGTGAAACAGGTGCCTGACTTATCGATAGACGCATGGCTATCCAAACAAACATAAATTTACAGTTAAATATTAGGTTTGCTAAACTTTACACTTTGTTCGTCCTTTAGCTCGATTTGCAAACTTAGTATCAAAGGTGTAGAGTACAGAACAGCTTTGACTTTGTGATAAGTGTAGTGCATCGGCAAAATCTAAACTATTCTCGTGCCACTGCAAAACTTGGACTATTAAAGTTGCGTTTGTCAGATGAACATTAGGCAAGTCGAGAAGGTTCCTAAATGTTTGGTACATTTCATTATATTTGAAATTGTAAGTAAAACGTAATACTTATTCAGTCCCAAGCAGAACTGTATCTGGAATAAAGATGTCTTGCTCCTAAAATAACTGGAAACTTTTTTGGTACTGCTTGTGTCAAGAGAGGGACAACAATGTTTGCATCAACTGCGATCGTGCCACTGTTGCATCACTCCTTGGCGAATTGCATCTTCTAGCTCATTGAGACTTTTTGGTTTTCCCCTATAGCTTAAACAGCCTGCGACCTGCGCTAAAGTTGTCTGTGCAAAAGGTTTTTTAGGTTTAAGGAGGATACCATCGCCGACATTAATCGCAATCAGTTCTTGACCAACTTCCCAATGATGAGCAGCACGCAAGGCTTTTTTGAAGATTGAGTACTCAACAAACTCTACGCCTACCACATGGTGAGAAATCTAGGTTCTGGCAAAGGATTGCAGAAAAATGGATTTGTTCAAGAAGGAGTGTTACGCCAGTGAGTCTAAAAGTGAGGAGTCTTTGAAGATGTCAAGCTATGCGCAATTCTGCGAAGTGACTGGCAAGAGAAAGTAGCATAACGCTAGGGTTGATATGTAAAATCGTAGACCGAGAGGAAATTTCAGGTAAATTGCAACCGTTAATCGTTGTTATTGGAGGAGGCGCAGCGGGTTTTTTTGGTGCGATCGCCTGCGCGCAAGCTCATCCACATACCCAAGTCATCATTTTAGAAGCAAGTCATCAACCATTAGCCAAAGTGCGTGTCTCTGGTGGTGGAAGATGTAATGTCACTCATGCGTGTTTTGAACCAGCCGCCTTAGTACAAAATTATCCGCGAGGTGGTAAAGCTTTACGTGGAGCATTTACGCGTTTTCAAAGCCGCGATACTGTTAATTGGTTCGCCGCACAAGGAGTCAAACTGAAAACTGAAGCTGATGGCAGAATGTTTCCTGTCACCGATGACTCGGCGACGATCGTTGATTGTTTGATGCAAAAGGCGATCGCTTTAGGAATCAAAATTCGTACAGGCGCAGCGGTGGTTTCCGTTCAGGTACTTGATGGCGCAACTTCAAGATTTGCAATTCAACTGAAATCAAAAGAAGTGATTCTGTGCGATCGCGTATTACTTGCGACAGGTAGTAACAAAGTCGGTTATCAAATTGCCGCATCTTTAGGACACCACATTGAATCGCCTGTACCATCCTTGTTTACATTTAATATTCTCGATAAAAATTTACGCGAATTAGCTGGAGTGAGTGTCGATAGCGTCCGTTTAAGGTTAACTGTTGGTAGCCAAAAACTCGAACAAACAGGTCCATTGCTCATCACCCACTGGGGCTTAAGTGGTCCTGCGGTTCTCAAACTTTCTGCGTGGGGGGCGCGGATGCTGTATGACGAGAAATATCATGCATCTGTGACAATCAATTGGCTTCCACAGAGTAACCCTGAAGATCTCCGCCAAAAGTTACTTGCCGTTAAAACCGAATGGGCAAAACGGGCGATCGCCAGTCACTGTCCTGTTGAATTACCGCGTCGTCTCTGGCAGTATTTAGTATCGCGAGTTGATATAGGTAGCGAAGACCGTTGGTCGGGAATATCGCACAAAAGCTTAAATTTACTCGTCCAAGAACTGACACAAGGACAATACTTGATTCAAGGTAAAGGAGTTTTTAAAGAAGAATTTGTCACCTGTGGCGGTGTGAATCTTAAAGAAGTCAACTTCAAAACGATGGAAAGTCGGCTTTGTCAAGGACTTTACTTTGCTGGAGAAATCCTTGATATTGATGGCATTACTGGAGGATTTAACTTTCAAAGTGCTTGGACAACAGCTTGGTTAGCAGGTCAAGCAATGGGAGTAACTGAAGACAAGCAAAGGAGCAGAGGAGAATAACTCATTAACGAATTACGAATTGGTATTAAGTGGTTCAATTAATTTTTGAAACTATACAAGTCAAAGATGAAATTTAGCGAAGTTGTTGAAAAACTCGGTGAAGCTGCTGCCAATAATAGCCTTAGTCTTAATAAAGACTGCGACCCCGATCTTCCTGGGTTAGCACCGGTAGACGAAGCGACAGCAGGAACGTTGAGCTATATTGAAGGTGCCAAATTTGCCTCGCATGTTGCGACAACTGGTGCTAGTGCATTAATTTTGCCGCAAGATGAAGCTCTACAAACACAAGCACAATCGCGAGGAATTGCTTGGATTGCAACTTCTCAACCTCGATTGTTATTTGCCAGCGCGATCGCACTATACTATCAACCGTTTCATCCTGCACCCGAAATTCATCCAACTGCAGTAATTCACCCTTCTGTCAAACTTGGCAAAGACGTTTATATTGGCGCGCACGTTGTCATTCAAGCAGGTGTTAGGATTGGCGATCGAGTCTGCATTCATCCTAATGTTGTCATTTACCCAGAAGTTCAAATTGGCGATCGCGCGATTCTTCATGCTAATTGTACCATTCACGAACGCAGCCAAATTGGTGCTGACTGTGTCATTCATAGC includes:
- the clpB gene encoding ATP-dependent chaperone ClpB, coding for MQPTNPNQFTEKAWEAIAHTPDIVKAAQQQQIESEHLMKALLEQDGLASSILTKAGVNVQKVRDRAEQFIQRQPKVSGSGSSVYLGRSLDTLLDRAENYRKELGDEYISIEHLLLAYANDDRFGRSLFQEFGLDEAKLRGIIKQVRGSQRVTDQNPEGKYEALEKYGRDLTEAARQGKLDPVIGRDDEIRRTIQILSRRTKNNPVLIGEPGVGKTAIAEGLAQRIVAGDVPQSLKDRKLIALDMGALIAGAKFRGEFEERLKAVLKEVTESQGKIILFIDEIHTVVGAGATQGAMDAGNLLKPMLARGELRCIGATTLDEYRKYIEKDAALERRFQQVYVDQPSVEDTISILRGLKERYEVHHGVKISDSALVAAATLSSRYISDRFLPDKAIDLVDEAAARLKMEITSKPEELDEIDRKILQLEMEKLSLQKESDPASRERLERLEKELADLKEQQRALNAQWQSEKDIITQIQAIKEEIDRVNVEIQQAERDYDLNKAAELKYGKLTDLHRQLEEAETKLSQTQTTGQSLLREEVTEADIAEIISKWTGIPISKLVESEKEKLLHLEDELHRRVIGQNEAVTAVADAIQRSRAGLADPNRPTASFIFLGPTGVGKTELAKALAAYLFDTEEAMVRIDMSEYMEKHAVSRLIGAPPGYVGYDEGGQLTEAIRRRPYAVVLFDEIEKAHPDVFNVMLQILDDGRVTDAQGHTVDFKNTIIIMTSNIGSQYILDIAGDDSRYDEMRSRVMEAMRSSFRPEFLNRIDEIIIFHALQKEELRQIVQLQVQRLEQRLAERKMSLKLSDAALDFLAEVGYDPVFGARPLKRAIQRELETQIAKSILRGEFNDGDTIYVDVENERLAFKRLPVELLTM
- a CDS encoding SRPBCC family protein, which encodes MKALSVPNTVELPSSWSQVQQIALLQGEILVETRSHSAWGGAVTAAMYLPLKRSQVWQQITDYPRWVQYFPDVIKSEVLQRGETKRLYQVAKKAFFLFTAQVEVYLNVIEVLQRRIQFRLEQGTFHDFTAELQLEDCESGTVLTYAVQATPNIPIPAMFIQQAMHLELPENMRQMRRIICGR
- a CDS encoding ChaB family protein, with translation MTATDTSVMQPNAAEFRSVSAIFKNREQIDGVIRRLLDRGISRDDISVIGKNFHSETKIAGFITKKDVILGGLKQGAIFGSLFGSALALLTGVGVLFVPFVGTLVAAGPLGAALLGAAGGAIAGSAGAGLVSALVTLGMPEDKAAVYQTRIEAGDFLVAVEVPADKTGEIQLLLESAGGEETHVNEKALPRRRTGQIESAADLSPEVRSHLSEDAQRAFIANYNKALSETGDEEKAEHQAWDAVCEQYEQDENGIWSKAKSSI
- a CDS encoding AbrB/MazE/SpoVT family DNA-binding domain-containing protein gives rise to the protein MVGVEFVEYSIFKKALRAAHHWEVGQELIAINVGDGILLKPKKPFAQTTLAQVAGCLSYRGKPKSLNELEDAIRQGVMQQWHDRS
- a CDS encoding NAD(P)/FAD-dependent oxidoreductase, with translation MQPLIVVIGGGAAGFFGAIACAQAHPHTQVIILEASHQPLAKVRVSGGGRCNVTHACFEPAALVQNYPRGGKALRGAFTRFQSRDTVNWFAAQGVKLKTEADGRMFPVTDDSATIVDCLMQKAIALGIKIRTGAAVVSVQVLDGATSRFAIQLKSKEVILCDRVLLATGSNKVGYQIAASLGHHIESPVPSLFTFNILDKNLRELAGVSVDSVRLRLTVGSQKLEQTGPLLITHWGLSGPAVLKLSAWGARMLYDEKYHASVTINWLPQSNPEDLRQKLLAVKTEWAKRAIASHCPVELPRRLWQYLVSRVDIGSEDRWSGISHKSLNLLVQELTQGQYLIQGKGVFKEEFVTCGGVNLKEVNFKTMESRLCQGLYFAGEILDIDGITGGFNFQSAWTTAWLAGQAMGVTEDKQRSRGE
- the lpxD gene encoding UDP-3-O-(3-hydroxymyristoyl)glucosamine N-acyltransferase produces the protein MKFSEVVEKLGEAAANNSLSLNKDCDPDLPGLAPVDEATAGTLSYIEGAKFASHVATTGASALILPQDEALQTQAQSRGIAWIATSQPRLLFASAIALYYQPFHPAPEIHPTAVIHPSVKLGKDVYIGAHVVIQAGVRIGDRVCIHPNVVIYPEVQIGDRAILHANCTIHERSQIGADCVIHSGAVIGGEGFGFVPSPTGWVKMEQSGYTVLEDGVEVGCNTTIDRPAVGETRIGKNTKIDNLVQIGHGCQVGANCAFAAHVGLAGGVRIGNQVILAGQVGIANQVKIGDGAVASAKAGIHSDVPPGMIVSGTPAVAHKDFLKASAIYTRLPEIYQTLKQLQRSWSRKE